A stretch of DNA from Maridesulfovibrio sp.:
TAACTTTGATTCGTTTACCTTCAATCTGGTGCAGGCGTTTCAGCAGCTCGGGGCCGATCCTCTGGTTCTGCGCAATGACCGGGAAGAAATTCTAGAGCTGGCCGAATCAGGCAAGCTGGAAAGGGTCTGCCTTTCCCCCGGACCGAGCAATCCGGAAAATGCCGGGCTTTCGCTGGAATTCCTTTCCAGACTGCCTGTCGATGTCCCGGTGCTGGGCGTCTGCCTCGGTCATCAGACTCTGGGCCACTTTGCGGGAGCTTCCGTGGTACGGGCCGGACGCATCATGCACGGCAAGACTTCGGACATATATCATAAGGGCGAGGGAATATTCAGCGGACTGGACAATCCGTTCAACGTCTGCCGCTATCATTCCCTTGTAGTCAACGTGGATGAGGCCCCGGATCTGCTGGAGCTTACTGCCTGGACCGATCAGGATGAGGTGATGGGACTGCGTTACAAGGACCGGCCATGGACCGGCGTGCAGTTTCATCCGGAATCAATTCTGACACCGGAAGGCCCCAAGCTTCTGAAGAATTTTCTGGACGGCAATATTTAAGGAAACGCTGGCTAACGTTATAGTTTGATATGGCTGTTGCCATAGCTTCGCAAAACATTTGATTTAAACTGCCAGGGATTCCAAAGGGTCGCGGACCCTTTGGCCGTCGGAGACAAAATCAAATTGCCAAAAGCGCGAAGCGCATCAAACGAAAAATCAAACAGTGATTTCTTAACCCCTACATTAATATATAAGGACACAGGTGAAAAAATGTCACAGATAGTTACTGAATCCCTGAACGCCATCTCCGCTGGAAAGGATTTGACCACTGAACAGGCCGATGCTGTTTTCGAGGAACTTTTTTCCGGTGAAATGACTTCTTCACAGGCCGGGGCACTGCTTATGGGGCTGGGCATGAAAGGTGTGACTTCCGTTGAAGTCGCTGCCGGTGTGCGTGCTGCCCTGCGTGAAGCAAAGCTGATCAAGGGACTGAACAGCGCCAGGATCGATACCTGCGGTACCGGCGGCGACATGACCAACAGCTTCAACTGCTCCACAGCCGTGGCCCTTTATCTGGCCGACATGGGTTATGAAGTGGTCAAGCACGGCAACCGTGCGGTTTCATCGTCCTGCGGCAGCGCGGATGTTCTGGAAGATCTCGGAATTTCCCTCGGAACCACTGCCGGTGAAGCCCGTGACGTGCTTGTGCGTGACAGATTCGTGTTTCTTTTCGCTCCCAACTATCATCCGGCCTTCGGTAAAATAGCTCCTATCCGCAGGGAACTGGGCATCCCGACCATGTTCAATCTCATGGGACCGCTGCTCAACCCCGCCCGTCCGACCCACCAGATTCTCGGTGTCGGAAAACCGGAAACAATGCGGCTTATGGCTGAGGTTCTGGCTATTACCAATGTTGAAAAAGCCTATGTCGTACACGGTGCGGGCAATTTCGATGAACTGACTCCTTTCGGAATCAACGATGCGATCCTGCTGGAAGACGGTGAACTGACCGAACTCCGTATTGATCCCGCCGAGTACGGTTTTGCCAAGTCTGACCCTGCTGAAGTTGCGGTAAAGGACCGTGTTGACGCACTGGCCACTATCCGGAAAGTGCTTTCCGGCAGGGCTCCCCAGCCTATGATGGACATGGTTTCTCTGAATCTGGGTGCTGCGCTTTCCCTTCTGGACAGCTCTTCTCTTGGAGATGGTATTGAAAAAGCCAGGTCCAAGACGGCCAAAGGCATAAGCAGGGAATACTAGTCATGCTGGATAAATTCAGGAAATCCAAGCAGGCCGAGGTGGACATGCTTCACCGTCTTGATGCGGAAGGGAAGATGCCTGCTCCATATACCGGGAGCCGGCCTTCGTTTGCCGAGGCCATACGCAGGGACGCTTCCGGGATGAAGGTCATTGCCGAATACAAGCGCGCATCTCCGTCCAAGGGGGATATCAACCTCGGACTGAGCGCGGCACAGGTGGCGGGTATGTATGCTGCGGGAGGGGCTTCGGCCATTTCCGTGCTTACCGAAGAGGCCTACTTCAAGGGCGACCTGCGTTATCTGG
This window harbors:
- the trpD gene encoding anthranilate phosphoribosyltransferase; the encoded protein is MSQIVTESLNAISAGKDLTTEQADAVFEELFSGEMTSSQAGALLMGLGMKGVTSVEVAAGVRAALREAKLIKGLNSARIDTCGTGGDMTNSFNCSTAVALYLADMGYEVVKHGNRAVSSSCGSADVLEDLGISLGTTAGEARDVLVRDRFVFLFAPNYHPAFGKIAPIRRELGIPTMFNLMGPLLNPARPTHQILGVGKPETMRLMAEVLAITNVEKAYVVHGAGNFDELTPFGINDAILLEDGELTELRIDPAEYGFAKSDPAEVAVKDRVDALATIRKVLSGRAPQPMMDMVSLNLGAALSLLDSSSLGDGIEKARSKTAKGISREY
- a CDS encoding aminodeoxychorismate/anthranilate synthase component II, coding for MFLLVDNFDSFTFNLVQAFQQLGADPLVLRNDREEILELAESGKLERVCLSPGPSNPENAGLSLEFLSRLPVDVPVLGVCLGHQTLGHFAGASVVRAGRIMHGKTSDIYHKGEGIFSGLDNPFNVCRYHSLVVNVDEAPDLLELTAWTDQDEVMGLRYKDRPWTGVQFHPESILTPEGPKLLKNFLDGNI